Proteins encoded by one window of Nicotiana tabacum cultivar K326 chromosome 10, ASM71507v2, whole genome shotgun sequence:
- the LOC107805386 gene encoding calcium-dependent protein kinase 2 codes for MGNICSSKSKPEQSNANGHHGSGGVGPHRTEIQYTKSPGPESQLPVRAPPSPKPVSAHGTILGKPYEDVRVHYTLGKELGRGQFGVTYLCTEISTGQQYACKSISKKKLVTKADKDDMRREIQIMQHLSGQPNIVEFKGAYEDKGSVYLVMELCGGGELFDRIIAKGHYSERAAATMCRAIVNVVHVCNFMGVLHRDLKPENFLLSDKSENAALKITDFGLSVFIQEGKLYKDIVGSAYYVAPEVLRRSYGKEIDVWSAGVMLYILLSGVPPFWAETEKGIFDAILKGHIDFESEPWPSVSSSAKDLVRKMLTKDPKKRITAAQVLEHPWLKEGGDASDKPLEGAVLSRMKQFRAMNKLKKLALKVIAENLSAEEIHGLKAMFHNIDTDNSGTITYEELRSGLAKLGSKLTEAEVKQLMEAADVDGNGSIDYTEFITATMHKHRLERDENLYTAFQYFDKDGSGFITGDELETAMEEHGIGDPACIREIISEVDTDNDGRINYDEFCAMMRSGVKQPGKLF; via the exons ATGGGAAatatctgttcaagcaaaagtaAACCTGAACAGTCAAATGCCAACGGCCACCATGGATCAGGAGGAGTTGGGCCCCATCGAACTGAAATTCAGTACACAAAATCTCCAGGCCCTGAATCTCAGTTGCCTGTTAGGGCCCCACCAAGCCCAAAACCAGTTTCTGCACACGGTACAATTCTTGGTAAGCCATATGAAGATGTTAGGGTGCACTATACACTCGGTAAAGAATTGGGTAGGGGTCAATTTGGTGTTACATATTTGTGTACTGAAATTTCAACTGGTCAACAATATGCTTGTAAATCAATATCAAAAAAGAAACTTGTTACTAAGGCTGATAAGGATGATATGAGGAGAGAGATTCAAATTATGCAACATTTGAGTGGACAGCCTAATATTGTTGAATTTAAAGGTGCTTATGAGGATAAGGGATCGGTTTATCTTGTGATGGAGTTATGTGGAGGTGGAGAGCTATTTGATAGGATTATTGCAAAGGGACATTATAGTGAAAGAGCTGCTGCAACAATGTGTAGGGCTATTGTCAATGTTGTGCACGTTTGTAATTTTATGGGCGTGTTGCATCGTGATCTCAAGCCTGAAAACTTTTTGCTTTCTGATAAGAGTGAAAATGCTGCTCTAAAGATTACTGATTTTGGGCTTTCAGTATTCATTCAAGAAG GTAAGTTGTACAAGGATATAGTTGGGAGTGCTTACTATGTTGCCCCAGAGGTCTTACGGAGGAGTTACGGCAAGGAAATAGACGTTTGGAGTGCAGGTGTTATGCTTTATATACTACTCAGTGGTGTGCCCCCCTTTTGGGCAG AAACCGAAAAGGGTATATTTGATGCTATACTTAAAGGTCACATTGACTTCGAAAGTGAACCTTGGCCCTCTGTATCAAGTAGTGCCAAGGACCTAGTACGGAAGATGCTGACTAAAGACCCAAAGAAACGGATTACAGCTGCACAGGTTCTTG AGCATCCTTGGCTGAAGGAAGGTGGTGATGCATCTGACAAACCATTAGAGGGTGCTGTCCTTTCAAGAATGAAGCAATTCAGAGCTATGAACAAGCTCAAGAAACTCGCTTTGAAG GTCATTGCAGAGAATCTCTCTGCAGAAGAAATTCACGGCCTCAAAGCAATGTTCCACAATATTGACACTGATAATAGCGGCACTATCACTTATGAAGAACTGAGGAGTGGATTGGCTAAACTTGGGTCAAAGCTCACAGAGGCTGAAGTCAAGCAATTGATGGAAGCT GCCGATGTGGATGGAAATGGCTCAATTGACTACACTGAATTCATCACCGCCACTATGCATAAGCACAGGCTAGAAAGAGACGAAAATCTATATACTGCATTTCAGTATTTTGATAAAGATGGCAGTGG GTTCATCACAGGAGATGAACTCGAAACAGCTATGGAAGAGCATGGAATAGGCGATCCAGCCTGTATAAGGGAAATAATATCTGAAGTGGACACGGACAAT GATGGAAGAATCAACTATGACGAATTCTGTGCAATGATGAGAAGTGGAGTCAAACAGCCAGGCAAACTCTTCTAG